A segment of the candidate division Zixibacteria bacterium HGW-Zixibacteria-1 genome:
GAACTAATCTACTAGACAGGCTTAAAAACCTGAGGGAAGGAACAGTTTCATCCCGGTCCGCTTTAATATATCAATTCCTTTGAGAATAAGATACAAGGGTAGGAGTCTCCTGACTCCTGCCTATTTAAAATCCATTATTCCAGATTTTCCTTTTCCGACAATCCAAATATAAAAAAAGATAACTAAAACGACAATAGAAATTTTATGTTTTTTTGATTTCGGGTTTTTCGTTTGACCGGGGGCTTTGAATGAAGATGTCAGGAGGGCAACCTCACACTTGACCTACTATATCCGGCTAATTTGACGCTTGACACGTGCTTCAGAACAGACGAAAAGCTTGTTGTAGATCAAAATAGATCAGTGTAAGATCCGTTGTGTTGGCAAACCCGTGGACCAATATCGGCAGCCAAAGATTGTAATGGCTCCTTATAAACAAAAGTGCGAAGCAAAGACCCATCACACCGGCGCTAAGAGCTCCGGCCCAATCCTGATACATGTGTGCTATCCCGAATGGGATCGAACTGGCCAGAACAGCGACTGTAGTACCGACGGCATTCCCGCCCAGAAGGAACCGGATCCGGGTTATCATGTAGCCGCGAAATGAAAGCTCCTCCAGGAAGCCACCGATTACCCAGCCAATCCCAAGCCAAACCAGATATCTCGGGAAATCCCCCCTTACGTTATCCACATTGCTCAGGTCCAACTGTGAGCCGGTTATCAGCTCAAACAGAGGATCAAAGAGGATGTTGAATGCCATTTGAAGGGCAACGCCTATGACGGCACCCAGCAGAACTGTCATCGGCCATGATTGAGGACGGGTCAGGCCTATCAACTTTACAGAACCGTCTTTCAGGCAGACAAGCAGGGCTACCAGGGTGATTATTATCGGGATCAAGGCTCCAAAACCGGCGATCAACATTGTTGCAAGTACCATGACCAGCACAATGGCCGCTACACTCATCTTATTGTGAAAGAAAAATGAAGCCAGTTTGGATGGCGGAGATGTCATCAGGCCGTTTTCAGTCATAATATTATCCCACTCTCACAAATTTGAAACGACGACGAGAAATAAAGGTTGTTTTGCTCCCCATCTTCGGTCCAATTTAAGTGAAAATTTACTGTTTTTTTGATAATGCAACCTCAATCTCCGGGCATTTGGATTCAGCCATATTATTACAAAAATCACTAACTACAATCTTGCTTATATGACGGGGCATTATAGCAAAAGTTTCTATATTTGTAACTTATTTCATAAACTCAAATAGATTTCATTTCGGGTAATGGTTTACCTTGAAACCATTTGGCTTGTACCTGACTTGAAACTGATACCATCAGTAAAAACACTACATGAAGAATGAGAAAAATTCGCCGCATGTTCGTAAATTTCGCCGAATCGGCGATCCTGATGTAGAATTCGCGCGCTTCTTATTCCTTGCCGATGGCAAAATCCGGAATATCATTCATTGAATTGAAATCCATTTGCTTCTCTCTGTAATCCGTTTACACACAAATATTTTATAAGGGGAAGTATGCTCTCTGGATTTAACCGGAAGAACACAGGTAATCATGAATGGACCGGGCCGCCTTGCGCCCGGCGCCCATGGCTAAAATGACCGTAGCGGCTCCGGTTGCGACATCACCTCCGGCCCAGATTCTATCCATCGAGGTTTTTCCGGTCTGCTCATCGGCCACAATGTTCCCTTTCTTACCAATGACCAATCCGGGTGTGGTTTTAGAGATGAGCGGATTGGGGCTATTGCCAATGGCACAGACGACGGCGTCAACGGGAAGAATTGTTTCGGAACCTTCGATGGGAATGGGGCTTCTCCGCCCCGAGGCATCGGGCTCACCAAGTTTCATTTTTAGGTATTCGATTTCTTTCACCCAGCCGTTTTCATCTCCGATATAACGGATCGGCAGAGTAAGGAAATCAAAAACGATGCCTTCCTCTTCAGCATTTTCCACTTCCTCCAGGCGAGCGGGCAATTCCTGTCGGGATCGTCTATATATGATCCTGGTTTCGGCGCCTAGCCGAAGGGCGGTCCGGGCACAATCCATGGCGACATTCCCGCCGCCGACAACTGCCACGCGGCGATGTTCCTTTATGGGGGTCCGGTACTCCGGGAACAGAAATCCTTTCATCAGATTCATTCTGGTCAGGTATTCATTGGCCGAGTAGACACCATTGAGATTTTCGCCGGGAATATTCATAAACCATGGAAGGCCGGCGCCGGCGCCGACAAAGATGGTGTCAAATTCGCGAAGAAGACTATCAATAGTTCTGGTTTTCCCGACAACAAAATCGGTGATTACAACGACGCCAAGTTTCTTCAAATAATCGACTTCACGATTGACGATAGCTTTGGGAAGTCGAAATTCCGGAATGCCATAAGTGAGGACCCCACCTAATTTATGAAGAGCTTCAAAAATAGTAACCTGATGACCTAATTTTATAAGATCGCCGGCTACGGTTAAACCGGCCGGGCCGCCCCCGACAATGGCCACTGTCTTGCCGGTAGGGGCGGGAATATCGGGGATTTCGAATTTCCCCTGGGAAGCTTCCCAGTCAGCCAGGAATCTTTCGAGCCGTCCGATCGCTATCTGACCATGCTTTTTTACAAGCACGCAAACGGACTCGCACTGCTCTTCCTGAGGGCAAACCCGGCCGCATACGGCAGGAAGCAAATTCTTTTCTTTGAGAATTCTGATGCCGCCGCCGAAATCATGGGCCGCGATGCACTTGATAAATCCGGGAATATCGATTTCGACCGGGCATTTCCCTATGCAAAGCGGCTTTTTGCACTGAAGACATCGTTCCGCTTCCTGCACCGCGGTATCGATCGGATATCCGAGGGCCACCTCGCCGAAATTGAATTTTCTGATTTCGGGGGATTGCTTCGGCATCTCCCTTCGATTCAAATCGATCTTTTTCTTCTTCGGCTCAGTCATGGCTTTTCTTCCTTGACTTTAAGAGCATGTTCTTCGCAACGACTTGATCTTAATACAACGACTTCTTCTCTTAAGTAAGTTTTTCGGCGCTGCAATAATTCCTTCCAATCGACCTCATGTCCGTCAAAATCAGGTCCGTCAACACAGGCGAATTTTGTATTCGAGCCGACTGTCACCCGGCAAACGCCGCACATCCCCGTACCGTCTATCATGATGGGATTCAGGCTCACGATGGTTTTAACGGCCAATGGCCGGCTGGCATCGGTTCCTCTCTTCATCAGGAACGTACAGCCGTTAATTATCATCCGGTCGATACTCTCCTGGGAAGCTTTCATGACTTCAAAGATTCTACCGACATGCCCGCGGTACCCTTTGGTTCCATCGCGGGTGATTTGAATCAATTTGTCCGAAACCTGCTTGAGTTTATCTTCCCAGTATAATAGATAGGAACTCCGGGCCTCGATGACGATGATGACCCGGTTGCCTTTTTCCTTTAGCGCACGGGCAATGGGAAAAATGCTGCCGATGCCATAGCACCCGCCGACACACAGGACCGTACCGAATTTATCGATTTCCGTTGGATTGCCAAGCGGCCCGACCACAGTGGGAATGTCTGTTCCCGCTCTGACTGCCGCCAGATCGCCGGTCGTTCCACCGATCGTCATTACGGCGGTGGTTATTGTTCCCTTTTCTCTGTCCCAGTCGGCCACAGACAAAGGTATTCTTTCGCCGTCTTCGTTGGCTCGAAGAATTACAAACTGCCCTGGTTTTACCTCACGCGCGACCGCTGGAGCTTCGAGTACCAAAAGGTGAATGTTCGGAACAATCATTCGATTTTCCAGGAGCTTATACATTTTTCTTCCTTATTCTGACCGGATAAGGATTGTAACCGGAGATTTCCCCCTGCGGCAAGGTAACGTGCAATATTCCCGGGGATTGCTCGTCAACTACTCTTGCCGGCCATGTTTTCTCGAACTCGGCGGAAGTTACAATAACCTCGTTTCCGGAAATTAGTCCAAGCTCTTTGGCATCATCAGGTCCGATTTCCAAGAAGTTTTCCATAAGCAAATCTCTAAGACCACCGACATAAGCGGAGAGGGGAAAACCGCGATATGTGTGTTCAATGGCGGAAGTTTGCAGAAGAAAGGGATATTCCATATCGGCCCTGGTTTTACAACGGGCATTTTGCTGATTGGCCATGAATTCGGATATTGATCCGAGCCGAATTATATTTCTTCGTTCGTCATTCACTTCACCGAATTCGCTTACGGAAAACGAAATTTCTTTCTGAATTTCTTCTACGGATGTATACTCAAAACCATTCTTTCCCATCTTTTTGGCTATAAGACTGAGTATTTTCCAATCGGGGAGAACATTTTCGGGCGGATTTACGCCTTTTTTTACACTCTGAAGCCGCCCCTCGCCATTGATGAAGGTTCCGTCGATTTCCGTGAATGCCGCGGATGGAATAATCAGATCGGCCATTCGCGTGGATTCCGGCGGATATATATTTTGAAAGATCGTAAAATCAGCTTTGGTATGGCTTTTAAAGGGGATTTCCCCAATGAAATAGAGGATTTTCAGGGCCCTTCCATTTGAGAGGATAGAGGCGTTCCAGGAGTCCGATATATCCGGAATTTTGGCATTCCAGATTTCACCCAGACGGTCGCGATTTTCGCTGGATGCCGCGGATAAACCTCCCGGCAGAAGCTCCGGGTAAGTTCCCATTGTCAAAGTGCCGTAGAAATTGTTTTGAACCGGCAACAGCATAATTCCGGCGTTAATATTTTGGGCCAGTTCCCCGACGATTTTAAGAATTTCGACACTGCTTTGATAACGGAAAATATCCGAGCCGATCAGGATGACGGCAGCCTGGGCTTCCATGAGCATTTTCGCGGCCGAAGCTACTTCGTCAAAAAAACCGCACGGATCTTCAGGTGGTTTTACTTTTGAAATATTGTCATTTTTGGTTAAATGTAACATTGATTGAATAAGATTAAATTCATGACCGATTTCCGGTTTTAGCCATTTGTCAGCGATGACGGGCAGATTGTGCGGTCGGGAATTGATGGTAATAATTTTTGCACCACGCTTATTTGCCCTTCGCAATTCGACTCCCACGACCGATCTGCCCAAGCGAGTATCCAGCCCGATACAGAGAATTGCGGCAGCTTGGCGGAAATTTTCCAGCGAGGAGGAGTTTATTGCCAGATGGAGATAATTTCTGAAATTCTCTCCATAGTACACCCGGGCCATGGTATCAATATTGTTCGATGCCATTACGGTTCGGGCAAATTTCTGAGCCACATAAAGGTCCTCATTAGTGCAATTCTGTGACACAATCATGCCAAACTTCCCGGAAGGACAGGCAGAAAGATTGCCGGCGGCGACCTCGATTGCCTGCTCCAGAGAAATCTCTGCCTTTAAATCTTTATGGATCTGATATGGCTTTTTGAGGCGTCGGTGGTTATTGACCAGTTCCGGAATGCAGAAACGCCCTTTGACGCACAGTTGCCCATTGTTAATCAGGGGATCTTCATTCGGCAAAACAGAAATAACTTCATTGTCCTTTATCTGGAGGAGAATCTGGCAGCCGACGCCGCATAAGGCACACGTCGTGGTTCGCTCACGATCTTCCTTTCCCAGCCATTTTCGGGTTTTTTCCGATAGGGCGCCGGTGGGACAGACGGAAATGCAGGCGCCGCAAAATTCGCAGCCGGCTTCGATGTGGGTGCGGTTAAAGGCCGGGCCGATAATGGTCCGTCGGCCTCTCTGTTTGAATGTAAGAGTATTGGCCGCACGAATCTCCTGGCACATGCGGACGCATCTTCCGCAAAGAATGCAGAGATTATAATCACGATCGTAAAAGGGATCCGCTTTCTCAATCGGCAGATAGCGGTAGCTGATGGGATAATTAATCTCCTTCACACCGATGATTTTCACGACCTCGGCCAATTCGCACTGCCCATCATTGGGACAATAACGACAGCCGGTGGTCACGCCGGCCTTACGAATAGTACCGGAAAATTCCTTGCACTCATCCTGCTCGTCGCAGATAAGACAACTGCAGGGATGCTCGCTCAGTATCAACTGCAGTATCTCCGACCTTATGGATTGAAGCTGAACCGTACTGGTTCGGACAATCATCCCCTCCGTGACCGGCGTGGTGCAAGCTGTGGGAAAACCGCGAATTCCTTCGACTTCCACAATACACATACGGCAACCGCCGAAAGGAGTCAGAGCCTTATGGTCGCAGAGGGTGGGAATATAAATATTACTCTGTTGAGCGGCCTTAAGAATGGTGGTTCCTGCTTTTACCTGCAGAGGTTGATTATCAATATTTATGGTGATCATTTTAGATCAACTGCTCCTCTTGGCTTTTCCGATTGGATTTAATAATAATGGCATCGCCCGCTATTGCATCGAAACGGCAGATTTCATAACAGGCTCGGCATTTTATACATTTATCCGGATCGAGATTGTGCGGTTCGGCCCTGGGGCCCGTGATAGCCCCGGTCGGGCAGACGCTGACGCATTTCCGGCAACCCGTGCATTTTTCAGGGACCACGCGATATTCTATTAATTCCTTACAAACGGCGGCCGGGCAATGTCTTTCCTTAATATGAAAAAGATATTCGGACCGGAAATAGCGCAACGTCGTAAGTACCGGATTGGGGGCGGTTTGTCCCAACCCGCAGA
Coding sequences within it:
- a CDS encoding ferredoxin-NADP reductase, whose amino-acid sequence is MYKLLENRMIVPNIHLLVLEAPAVAREVKPGQFVILRANEDGERIPLSVADWDREKGTITTAVMTIGGTTGDLAAVRAGTDIPTVVGPLGNPTEIDKFGTVLCVGGCYGIGSIFPIARALKEKGNRVIIVIEARSSYLLYWEDKLKQVSDKLIQITRDGTKGYRGHVGRIFEVMKASQESIDRMIINGCTFLMKRGTDASRPLAVKTIVSLNPIMIDGTGMCGVCRVTVGSNTKFACVDGPDFDGHEVDWKELLQRRKTYLREEVVVLRSSRCEEHALKVKEEKP
- the gltA gene encoding glutamate synthase (NADPH), homotetrameric: MTEPKKKKIDLNRREMPKQSPEIRKFNFGEVALGYPIDTAVQEAERCLQCKKPLCIGKCPVEIDIPGFIKCIAAHDFGGGIRILKEKNLLPAVCGRVCPQEEQCESVCVLVKKHGQIAIGRLERFLADWEASQGKFEIPDIPAPTGKTVAIVGGGPAGLTVAGDLIKLGHQVTIFEALHKLGGVLTYGIPEFRLPKAIVNREVDYLKKLGVVVITDFVVGKTRTIDSLLREFDTIFVGAGAGLPWFMNIPGENLNGVYSANEYLTRMNLMKGFLFPEYRTPIKEHRRVAVVGGGNVAMDCARTALRLGAETRIIYRRSRQELPARLEEVENAEEEGIVFDFLTLPIRYIGDENGWVKEIEYLKMKLGEPDASGRRSPIPIEGSETILPVDAVVCAIGNSPNPLISKTTPGLVIGKKGNIVADEQTGKTSMDRIWAGGDVATGAATVILAMGAGRKAARSIHDYLCSSG